The region AACGATGGAATCGTGACGGCAAACAAATATTAAAAACACGAATCGAACAAACGGATCCAGATTCTCTTGCCACTTTGATTTATACTTCAGGAACCACTGGAAATCCTAAAGGTGTGATGTTGTCTCAAAAAGGTTGGATCACTGCGATTCAAAATACCATCTCTCGATTGGATATGAATTCCAGCGATAACGCTGTGAGTTTACTTCCTCCTTGGCATGCATTTGAAAGGGCAATTGAATATGCTGGAATTTTTCTTGGATTGGATTTTTTAATTTCGAATATGTCATCACTCAAAGATGACTTAAGAGATTTTCGACCAACCATATTTCCATCGGTTCCTCGCATTTGGGAATCTGTCTATAATGGAATCATTGCGAAAGTAGCAAAAGAAGGTGGGTTCAAAGAAAAATTATTTCATTTCTTTTTGAAAGTAGGATCCACTTGGGCTCGATATTATGCAAAATGTTTTGGGTTTGAATTTGAAATTCACAAACCAAGTATTTTGGTTTCCATTGTAAAAAGAACTTATGCTTTTTTCATTTTAGTTTTGCTTTCTCCATTAAAACTTCTTAGTATCAAAATCTTTTCAGCAATTCATAAGGCGTTAGGTGGTAGAATCCGTATTTGTATTTCTGCAGGTTCCGCCCTTCCTAGTGTTGTGGATGGATTTTTATCTGCCATTGGGCTCAAAGTCCTAGAAGGTTATGGAATGACAGAAACTTCTGCTGTTGTGTCCATTCGATCCAACACCAAACCAACCAAAGGAACTGTAGGAATTCCAATCGCTGGTTATCAAATTCGTTTGAAGGATGATACAGGTAAGATTGTTACGGAAATCGGTGCAAAGGGAACTCTTTGGATCAAGTCCAAACAAATTTTAAAAGGTTATTACAAACGACCTGAACTCAACCAAGTTGTATTTGATACAGATGGTTTTTTTGATACGGGAGATCTAATGGTTATCTCTCATCGAAACGAACTTGTTTTTGCTGGTCGTTCCAAAGATACCATTGCTCTCATCGGTGGGGAAAACGTAGAACCCATCCCAATCGAAGACAAACTTCTTACCTCTCCTTTCATCGATCAAGTGATGGTTGTGGGTCATGATAAAAAAACTCTGGGAGCATTGATTGTTCCTAACTTCGAAGCAGTAGAATCTAAAGTTCCAGGAATTTCCAAAGAAAAAGCTGGAGAATGGAATTCAAATCCAAAAGTTCGGGAATTATACCGAGCTGAGATTTCACGCATTATATCTAGAGAAAACGGATTCAAAGGATTCGAAATGGTGCCAGCTAACAATTTTTATGTGGTTCCTCGTCCCTTTGATCCCGATGTCGAAATGACACGAACTTTGAAAATGAAGCGAAATGTCATTTCGGATGTATTTTTAAAACAAATTGAAGGAATTTACCAATGATACACCCGAAACTGAATCCCTATTTGAATGAGGAGGAAAGAAGTTTTTACAATACAGTATTTCAATTTTCTGAAGACAAAGTATTTCCCTCTGCAGAAGAACGAGACGAAAAAGAAATTTGGTCAGATGAACTATGGAAAGAGTTTAGTAAGGCTGGCCTTACTGGACTAACCATTCCATCGGAATATGGTGGAGAAGGCGCAAGTTGTTTACAATGTTCCATTGCTACAGATGCCTTCGCATCAGGATCGTTAGATGGCGGAATGGGGCTTTCTTGGGTTGCCCATTTGGTGATTGGTACCATGCCAATTATTTTCCAAGGTACCAATGAACAAAAATCAAAATACCTTCCTAAACTATCTACAGGTGAATGGATGGCAGGGTTTGCACTCACAGAACCTGCTTCTGGATCGGATGCGGCTTCGCTTTTGACAAAGGCTGAAGAGGTTGAGGGTGGTTGGAAATTAAACGGGACAAAAATGTACATCACGAACGGCCCCGTTGGACAAGTATTTATCGTAATGGCAAGGACTTCTGAAAAAGGAAGAGGGCCTATGGGTATCTCCGCTTTCATTGTAGAAAGTGATACACCTGGATTTAAGGTGAGCAAAATTTTAAAAAAATTGGGTCATCATACTTCCATGACCGCCGAACTTGTGTTTGAAGACATGCTGATTCCCAAAGAAAACTTACTTGGCCCAATCAACACAGGTTTTATGCGAATCGGTAAGGAAACCTTGGAATGGGAGCGGACTGTATTCGTTGCGGGTCTTGCAGGTGCTATGGAGTTTTGTTTTCGTAAAGGACTTCGATATGCAAATGAAAGAGTCCAATTTGGAAAACCAATTTCAAGTTTTTATGGGATGCGTGACATCCTCGTTCGTAACTGGGTGTACATCCAAGCCGCAAGAAGGCTGATTTATTGGGTAGCCGAAAGGAAGGATCGAGGAGTTCCATCTCCATTAGAAAGTAGTTTAGGAAAACTGATTTCTTCTGAAATTGCAGAAGATGTGGCAAAGGATTCTGTTCAGTTGTTTGGCGGGTATGGGTATATGAAAGAATACTCTGTGGAACGATTTTACAGAGATGTAAAGTTAGGAACCATTGGTGGTGGAACTAGTGAAATCCAAAGGTCCATTATTTCTTCTTTGTATCCAGGAAAAGAAAAGTTTCAGAAAGAATTTTATAAAATCGAGAACGAATCTGGATTACCAGACAAAATTCAAAACGTACTGTTTGCTATCATTCTTTCTATGGATGCTGAACCTAGCCGTAAAAAATACCAATCGGTCGAATTTGCTTTTGCAGACGTTTTGTCCGTTTTTGTGATTCTATTTCTGTCAGAAATTGACACCCATAAATCCTCAGAATACTATTCTTCTGATGAAAAATTGATGGATCGAAAGTTACTTTTGTATTATCTTGTGGGGAAGTATCTTATGTCCTTCAGTAGATTGTCAAGTTATGTTCCTTCTGAACTCGAACAGTTGTGGAGCCTTTATTCTCAATTGGGCAAAACAATCGAAGAGTCTGTACATACACGATTCCAAACTCTCCAGGATCTTTTGTAATCAATGAAAGCAGCTGGCCGAATAGCATTTTTCTATTTGTTATTCGGCTATGTCTGGATTTACTTTTCTGATCATACTATTTCTCTAATATTTGATTCTCCCGAAGAAATTCGTGAATTTCAAAGTTTGAAAGGTTGGGGTTTTGTTACTGTTTCTGCTGCGATTATTTTTGTACTACTCGTTCGAGAATTACGTCGGCAAAAAACTGTATTGTTTGAAAAAATAGAATCCGACCAACTTTTCCAGGTAATTTTAGAAAGGATTGAAGACGCTGTTATCGTTTTTAATTTAGATACTTGGAAAATTGATTTTCTTAGCGAACAAGTTTCTCGACTTTTTGACATTCCTACAAAAGAGATTCTCACCCATCCCCAACTTCTAATTGACAGAGTCCATGAAGCCGATCGTGATCGGATGACCAATATATGGATGAACAAACTAAGGGAAAATCATACAGGGCTTTTGTATCGCATTCGAAAGTTAGATGGCCAAATTAATTGGGCGTTAGAACATAGACTTTTTATACCTAGTAATGAAAGTAGTGCTAACAAAGCAGTTGCCGTCATTACTGATATGACGAGTTATATGGAAAACCAATCCAAACTCGAACGGTCATTACGAGAAAACGAAACCTTACTCACAGAAGTCCATCATCGGGTTAAAAACAATTTAGCAGTTGTTATATCTTTTTTGCAACTCCAAGTTTATTCCTCTCCGCCAGAAACGGCAGACATTTTGGAACAAAGTATCGTGCGGATCAAAGCAATTGCGTTGGTTCACGAAAAATTATACAGTAGCAAAAATTTATCGGGCCTTAGTTCGGTAGATTATATCACAAGTCTTGTTGAAAATATCAAACTAATGTACATGCGAACTGATATCAGTATAGAACTTGATATTCAAAAATTGGAATTTAATATTGTGGATGCGATCCCAATGGGACTCATGATCACAGAGATGTTAACTAATAGTTTTCGTCACGCCTTTACTGCAGGAAAGTCGGATGCTTTAATTAAAATTGATTTTATTGTCACGGATAGATTTAATTATGAATTAAAATACAGAGACAATGGAAAAGGATTTCCTCCTGAACTAAATTATAAAAAAGCAGAGTCTATTGGGTTATCTGTTATTTTTTCATTATGCAGTCAAATGAATGGTCGAGAAGTAGAATGTTCTTCCAAACCCAATGAAGGTGTGTTTTATCATTTTGCCTTTTCACCAAAAAAAGTAATTCTTAAGGAAAATTCTAATGTACCAAAAGGGTAAAAGTTTTTTAGAAATTCAAATAGGAGATTCCGCATCCTTTACCAAAACCATTACAGAAACAGATGTGTATTTGTTTGCTGGTATCAGTGGTGATTTTAATCCTCTTCACGTAGATGAAGAATATGCAAAAACAACAAACTTTGGAACAAGGATTGCCCATGGTGGACTTGCGGCTTCCTTACTGGCTCCTGTTCTTGGGATGAAACTACCTGGATTGGGAACGGTTGCCTTAGAAACCACAACCAAATTCAGGAAACCTGTTTATTTTGGAGATACAATCACTTGTTTGGTGGAAGTTGTCGAAAAGGTGGAACGATTGAAAGCAGTAAAAATGAAAATTGTTTGGACCAATCAAAAATCTGAAGTGGTGAGTAAAGGGGAAACTCTTGTCATTCCTCCCGGTTGAGAAATTGTCCAACGAGTCCAATTTCATCTTCTACATATTCTCGAATTTCTTCTAATTCATCATCATCTAGAATTTCTTCTAAAATTTCTTCCCCGGCTTCATCTTGTCCAATTCGCATAACAATGTAACCTGGAACATCGGAATCCGGATCGTCCATTTCAACATTGACAAATTGAAATTCTGCTTCGGTAGCCGGAAGGAAAACTAGATAATCATTCCCCATTTGTGAAAAGGAATAGAAGACCTCCCATTGGTAGTTGTTTCCTTTTTCATCCACAAGATCTATTTCTTCAGTGACTCGTGAAGGAAGAAAGTCGTCGCCTTGGAATCCTAAATCCTTAATGTCCATTAGGAAAAGAACTCCTTTTCAAAGGGTAGACTATGTTTTTTTTTGAAATTACATTCCTTACAAGCTGGAACCAAATTTGCCTTTACCGATTTCCCTCCTCGAATAAGGGGAATTAGGTGGTCCATTGTGATTTCTTCCACTTTAAACTTTTTTCCGCAGTAATGACAAATTCCAGTGGAACGTTTGTTTTTCCACCAAGCAGTATTTTTTAGTTCTTTCGCTTTCCTTCTTTCCCTAGCGATTTCTTCATCACTCACATCGGAAAAAAATGAATCGGAGGGAGTTTCCGTCATAGTTTAAAAAAATCTGTTTTTTTCCCTTCGTCAAGAAAAAGATGGAGGAATGGGAAGATTGATTTACCTAGACAATTTACGATCCTTTGCTCTCCTACTCGGAATTGTGTTTCATGCGGCCATTGTGTATGCTTCGGAAATCAAATATGCCATCCAAGATGAGAACAGGAGTGATGTTCTTTCTTATTTTTGTTATTGGATCCATAGTTATCGGATGCCAATGTTTTATATGATTTCCGGTTTTTTCTCTGCTATGGTTTGGGAAAAAAAAGGTGCCAAGTTTTATTTGGAGGCTAGGTTCAAACGAGTTCTTGTCCCGACAATTTTTGGTCTGATCTTTCTTGCACCCATCCAGTATTACCTCACCGAACGATTAAAAACAAGAGAGCTAGAACTTCTTCCTTTTTTGGATTATTTTTTTACTAAGGATCACTTCCAACATTCGCATATTTGGTTTCTCGTCGATTTATTTTGTTTTAGCATTCTTTATAGTTTGATTCCTAAGTCCTTCTTTACTCTAAAGTTTTGGGATAAAATCCCTAAGGGACTTGTAAGATATTTATTCCTAATTGGTTTTTGTTTTCTTTTCGTATTTTTTTCTCATTCGCAAATTTCAAAAGGGGAATCCTATTACGGAATCTTCAAACTTACGTTTCTATTTCAGTTTGCCTTTTTTCTTTCGGGAGTGTTTTGTTTTCAATGGAAAACAGTTCTGATTCAAAAAGATAACAACTCTAAAGTGAAAACTATGGCTGTCTTTGTTTGGGCAATTTTTGTGTATTTATTATTTAAAGATTTGGAAATTGAAGATCCACTCTGGATCTACTTTCAGTATGCGAATGTTTGGATCAGAGGATTACATATTTTTTTCTGGGTATTGTCTCCTTTTTTATGGACTAGTTTTCTTGTTTCTGTTTTTCAAACTTTTGGAAACAGAGAGGGGAAAGTCGGTTCTTATCTGATCGAAGCAAGCCTTCCTATTTATTTGGTCCACCATCCGATTTCTCTAGTGTATGCATTTTGGATACGGGATGTGGAATGGGGGATATGGATTAAATTTTTAGTCCATATCGTTGTGGTGTTGGTTGGTAGTTTTTTGTTGTATGAATTTTTAATCCGAAAGATAAAACCATTACGGTTTCTCTTCGGATTAAAAAGTACATAAGTTTACGTTCTGCTGATGGCTTGGATTGCGGAGGCAACAGCAGAATCCATACTTCCTGTATGGAATGCTAAATGTTCTCCCGCAAAAAATACTCTTTCGAATGGTTCTGCCCAAACATCTTTAATTCCAAAACTTCCTGGTGGAAACAAGGAAACAAATCCAGGACGTCCAGTGGTTTTTTGGAAACTATGGAATACAAAAGGTGATTCGAGGATGAGTTCTAAATCGCCCACCTCTTCTAAAGATGCGGTCATTAGATTTTTTTTCTGACGATCACTTCCTTTTTCAAACAAAGACGCTCGATCTCCCGTGCTGATCGATGTAACGGCAGTTACGTTGTTTCCGATCGCTGGTTCTGAAACATACAAAGTTTCTGCAGGAGTGTTTGTCGATAAAAAGAATTTGGACAATGAGTCCTTGGATTTTACCAAACTTAAATTCTTAGAAATTTTTCCTGTTTGCATGCGGAGAGCTGAATAAATCAAATCTTTTGGTAAACCTGGAGTCCATTTGATATCAAGAACAGCGGCAGCAGGTAAGGAACAAATAACCAAACTACCTTTCACCGTTCTTCCGGAAGATAAATCTACCGTGACTTGGTTTTTTTGTTGAGAAACTTTGGTGACACTATCACCTAAAATGATTTCTTGATTTCGCAGAGCATTTGTTAGTTCTTTGATGATCCTTTCTGCTCCTCCCCTTACTTGGAATTTAGGTTTGAGTGCTGATTGGAATGCAGAAAGATCATCGAGTACTGATTCACTTGAAATCTGATTTAGGTCAGCTCCTAGGATCACTCGGTATAAATCGTTCATAGAACGGATTTCTTCTTCTGTTAGTCCTTGGTAACGTGCGTAGGAGGAAAAATTGATTTTGTCTAATCCTTGTTTTTGTGTATTCCCCAACGATTTATGGAGCTCAATCACTTTGTCTAAGGTTTCAATGGAAGTGGAAGAAATTTTTAGTAAATCCGCATTTGATTTTTGAAGGGAAAATCTTTCCGTTACATTAGAAGAAACTAAATCTAAGTTCAGTTGTTTGATCAAACTTTTGACATCAGATTGTCCTTCTCCAATCCATTCACCACCTAGGTCTTGTAAGATGCCTAGTTCGGAATTTTCATAAGTGGCAATCCTTCCACCTAATTTTTCCCCTCTTTCAATCACAGTAACCTCATACCCAGTTTGTTTTAAAAGGTAAGCAGAGTAGAGGCCCGAGAGGCCACCACCTAAAACGATGGCTTTTTTTCCACCGCTGGACTTTGGTTTGGTTTCCGCAGTCGTGATTGTTGTGGTTTGTCCGAATGATTTTTTGGGAAGGATTAACCCTGCCCCGATGGTAACAGCGCTCAGTTTTTGTAGGAAACGTTTTCGATTCATAGAACTTTCCCCTATTTTAACAATGGAAACAAAAAAGGCTAGAAAAATTAGAAAAATACAATCTAGTAACTTTGTCTTTTTAAGCGAATTGGGAGATTTGAACTTTGTCTTTCCACCATATAAAATATTTTTTATTAAGTTTCTTTCTGTTTTTACCCGAGATTTTGTCTTCGGAAACAGTCATTCCCCTAATGGCTGAAGTCTCTGGGAAATCCATTTGGCAAGAGGTCCTGGTTCTAGAGGACAAAGACCAGTCGTTATCTGAATCAAGTATCACCAATGGATCCAATGATTCCCGATTTCAAAAAATCACCTCACCCAATTTGGGATTTTCAAAATCAACTTTTTGGGTACGGATCCAGATCAAAAATCCTACAGAGGAACTCATTCGTTGGAATTTGGTTTTTGATTTTCCGCTCTTAGATGAAATTCAAATTTATGGAAACAACCTTCCTAAAAATTTGATTCGCACCTTAGGGGACATCCATCCATTTGTGAATCGAAATTTGGATTATAGAAATCCCGTTTTTCCATTAGAATCTGTGCCGAGTTCCAGTTCCGTTTATTATTTACGAATCCAATCTGAATCAACAATTCCGCTAACGCTTGGTATATGGACAGAACGTGAGTTTTATGACCAACTGAACAAAGAACAAATGATCTTTGGATTGTTTTATGGGATTTTGTTTGTGATGGTTGCTTATAACTTTTTTATTTATATTTTTACGTATGAAAAAAGTTATCTATTTTATCTTTTTTTTATTAGTTCCATTTTCTTTTTCCATTTAATCAATAACGGTTTTGCCTTCCAATACCTTTGGCCAAACGCTATTTTTTGGGGAAATTATTCTCTTCCATTTTTTATCTCTTTCTCCTGTATCACTGGGATCTTTTTTACGGATAACTACCTTAATTTAAAAAAACACTTACCTAAAATTTCAAAACTAATGTGGGTATGGGCAGGGATTGTTTTTTTATTTTCAGGGGTTCTGTTTTTTTTGCATTACCGTATTGCAATGGTCACAGCTATTTTTCTTACTGTTCCGACGGCTCTTATCATTGCGTTTAGCGCGGTATCTACTTATTTTACGAATGTCCGCGCGGCTCGTTATTATTTGATCTCATGGTCATTTTTTCTATTAGGTGTTTTGTTGTATTCTTTAAAGAGTTTGGGTTTTTTACCTGATAACCAAATCACTCGTTGGACCATTCAAATTGGAACTGCTTTACAAACCATATTGTTATCTTTGGGACTTGCCGATAGAATCAACTTCCTCACAAGAAGTTTAAGGGATAATATTCGTGAACTTTCTCATGCAAAATTAAAAATTGAAGAATCAGAAAAAAGATTTCGAGAAATTTTTCAAGGATCTGATGAAGTCATTCTGATGATGAATGAAAATTTTGAAGTCATCAATGCAAATAGAGCTTTATCTAAACATATGGGATTTCGATTGGATGATTTACGTGGTAAAAAAATCACAGACTTATTGTATACCGGTAAGGATCAAAAGTCAGATTATAATGTTATTTATGTAAACGATAAACTCACTGATCTGAAAATGACTGGATCTATCATTAATTTCAAAACTGAATTTGAACAAAAATATGTAAAAGAACCAAAAGAGATGTATTGTCGATTGCAGTACATTGACTTTGACGAAACAAGAGAAGTCCTTGTGACCATGTCATCTCAGTATGAAGACACAATCATCCAACTCATTGAATCTGAAAAAATCGAACTTTCGATGAATAATTATCTGAGAAATGCTGAACTTGTTTCTCAAAAGATTACTTCACAACTTGCTAAGTATTTAACTACGATAGAACAAACAGAGGTCAGATCTTCCATTCGGGAAATTGTGATCAATGCAGTGGAACATGGAAATTTAAATATTAGTTTTGATGAAAAATCGAAAGCTCTCATCGATGGGAATTATTTGGAGTTTTTACAAAAACGACAAGAGGATCCGAGATACAGTCAAAAACGAGTAAAAATCGAATATTCATTTACACATGAATATGTTGCTTATCGAGTCACAGATGAAGGCCGAGGATTCGATCACAAAAAACATATGGAAAAATCTTTGGAAGAAATGAACGAAGCCCATGTACAACATGGACGTGGAATTCTAATGACAAAATCTGTGTTTGACCGTATCGAATACAACGATCGTGGAAACCAAGTTAGTTTGATTAAGTATTTAAATAAAGATTAGTTTCGAATCCAATCTAGTACCCACCATTCATTCCATTCTTTGGAGTAGATGAGTTTTCCTGGTAGGTGGCTTTGTAATAAACTAAGGAACTGGTCTTTTTTATCCGTAATGATTCCGGAAAATATAATTCTAGGAGCTTCTATTTTTGCTAGGTTACGAATGTTTTGTGAAAGAACAGCATAAGTAATATTGGCAATGGCTAAATCATATTTGGTATTTGACAACTTTGGATTGTCAATCCCTGATTCTTCTACACTAAATTGAAATCCTTTTGGGTATTCGTTTTCAGTCCAGTTCGACCAAGCGGCTTTCACAGCATTGGGATCAATGTCCAAAGCAAAAATTTTGGAAACTCCAAATTTTGCGAGGCCTATAGAAAGGATACCAGAACCCGTTCCCACATCGCAGGCTGAGGAAAACTGGAACTCACCTTTTCCGTACAATTCATCCAAATACTCTAATATAAGTTTGGTGGTCTCATGATGACCGGTTCCAAAGGCAACACCAGGATTGATGAAAAGTGGAATTCCTTCGTTTGGTTTCCAAAGTTTGATTGTATTGGGTTCGTTTTTTTCCCAAGTAGGAATCACCCAAAGTTTTTTTCCAATTGGAAATGGTTTATAGTATTCTTTGTAAGCCTCTTCATAATCACGAGTTTCAATATTTCGAGATTCGGCGTTCGAATTGTCTGGTGCGTGGATTTTTAAAAAGATAAGAACTTGTAGTTCTTTGTTTATTTCATCTGTTTGTAAATAAATTCGAATGTTGGTATTATCTCTGATGAGGCCCTGGTCTTTTTCTTTTGGAGCTTCTCCATCAAATAAAATTTCATAATAACCAGCGCATTGTAGTGTATCCAACAGTTCATAAAAACTGTCAGATAATTCTTTTGGTAGATTGACTTTGAGTTCTCTGTATTCCAATCTTAACCTATTTCGTCCGTATAATCCATTACAAGATACATTAGAGTTTCTTGGTCTGTTGGATTGGAA is a window of Leptospira congkakensis DNA encoding:
- a CDS encoding AMP-dependent synthetase/ligase; this encodes MTQNYENLYQALAHVAETLPNKVSFRKRKSATEFPGISFGDLKQFVDQLTLGFIDLGVEVGDRIGFFCDATVNWLRTDIAILTSGAVVVPRGTDIVREEILYILNHSEAKYLVVQKPKDKKRIDDLLGELPHLKQIFILETDQGELYDGDNSILSIVGKGKERWNRDGKQILKTRIEQTDPDSLATLIYTSGTTGNPKGVMLSQKGWITAIQNTISRLDMNSSDNAVSLLPPWHAFERAIEYAGIFLGLDFLISNMSSLKDDLRDFRPTIFPSVPRIWESVYNGIIAKVAKEGGFKEKLFHFFLKVGSTWARYYAKCFGFEFEIHKPSILVSIVKRTYAFFILVLLSPLKLLSIKIFSAIHKALGGRIRICISAGSALPSVVDGFLSAIGLKVLEGYGMTETSAVVSIRSNTKPTKGTVGIPIAGYQIRLKDDTGKIVTEIGAKGTLWIKSKQILKGYYKRPELNQVVFDTDGFFDTGDLMVISHRNELVFAGRSKDTIALIGGENVEPIPIEDKLLTSPFIDQVMVVGHDKKTLGALIVPNFEAVESKVPGISKEKAGEWNSNPKVRELYRAEISRIISRENGFKGFEMVPANNFYVVPRPFDPDVEMTRTLKMKRNVISDVFLKQIEGIYQ
- a CDS encoding acyl-CoA dehydrogenase family protein is translated as MIHPKLNPYLNEEERSFYNTVFQFSEDKVFPSAEERDEKEIWSDELWKEFSKAGLTGLTIPSEYGGEGASCLQCSIATDAFASGSLDGGMGLSWVAHLVIGTMPIIFQGTNEQKSKYLPKLSTGEWMAGFALTEPASGSDAASLLTKAEEVEGGWKLNGTKMYITNGPVGQVFIVMARTSEKGRGPMGISAFIVESDTPGFKVSKILKKLGHHTSMTAELVFEDMLIPKENLLGPINTGFMRIGKETLEWERTVFVAGLAGAMEFCFRKGLRYANERVQFGKPISSFYGMRDILVRNWVYIQAARRLIYWVAERKDRGVPSPLESSLGKLISSEIAEDVAKDSVQLFGGYGYMKEYSVERFYRDVKLGTIGGGTSEIQRSIISSLYPGKEKFQKEFYKIENESGLPDKIQNVLFAIILSMDAEPSRKKYQSVEFAFADVLSVFVILFLSEIDTHKSSEYYSSDEKLMDRKLLLYYLVGKYLMSFSRLSSYVPSELEQLWSLYSQLGKTIEESVHTRFQTLQDLL
- a CDS encoding sensor histidine kinase — protein: MKAAGRIAFFYLLFGYVWIYFSDHTISLIFDSPEEIREFQSLKGWGFVTVSAAIIFVLLVRELRRQKTVLFEKIESDQLFQVILERIEDAVIVFNLDTWKIDFLSEQVSRLFDIPTKEILTHPQLLIDRVHEADRDRMTNIWMNKLRENHTGLLYRIRKLDGQINWALEHRLFIPSNESSANKAVAVITDMTSYMENQSKLERSLRENETLLTEVHHRVKNNLAVVISFLQLQVYSSPPETADILEQSIVRIKAIALVHEKLYSSKNLSGLSSVDYITSLVENIKLMYMRTDISIELDIQKLEFNIVDAIPMGLMITEMLTNSFRHAFTAGKSDALIKIDFIVTDRFNYELKYRDNGKGFPPELNYKKAESIGLSVIFSLCSQMNGREVECSSKPNEGVFYHFAFSPKKVILKENSNVPKG
- a CDS encoding MaoC family dehydratase — translated: MYQKGKSFLEIQIGDSASFTKTITETDVYLFAGISGDFNPLHVDEEYAKTTNFGTRIAHGGLAASLLAPVLGMKLPGLGTVALETTTKFRKPVYFGDTITCLVEVVEKVERLKAVKMKIVWTNQKSEVVSKGETLVIPPG
- a CDS encoding DUF1292 domain-containing protein codes for the protein MDIKDLGFQGDDFLPSRVTEEIDLVDEKGNNYQWEVFYSFSQMGNDYLVFLPATEAEFQFVNVEMDDPDSDVPGYIVMRIGQDEAGEEILEEILDDDELEEIREYVEDEIGLVGQFLNREE
- a CDS encoding HNH endonuclease produces the protein MTETPSDSFFSDVSDEEIARERRKAKELKNTAWWKNKRSTGICHYCGKKFKVEEITMDHLIPLIRGGKSVKANLVPACKECNFKKKHSLPFEKEFFS
- a CDS encoding acyltransferase family protein; this encodes MGRLIYLDNLRSFALLLGIVFHAAIVYASEIKYAIQDENRSDVLSYFCYWIHSYRMPMFYMISGFFSAMVWEKKGAKFYLEARFKRVLVPTIFGLIFLAPIQYYLTERLKTRELELLPFLDYFFTKDHFQHSHIWFLVDLFCFSILYSLIPKSFFTLKFWDKIPKGLVRYLFLIGFCFLFVFFSHSQISKGESYYGIFKLTFLFQFAFFLSGVFCFQWKTVLIQKDNNSKVKTMAVFVWAIFVYLLFKDLEIEDPLWIYFQYANVWIRGLHIFFWVLSPFLWTSFLVSVFQTFGNREGKVGSYLIEASLPIYLVHHPISLVYAFWIRDVEWGIWIKFLVHIVVVLVGSFLLYEFLIRKIKPLRFLFGLKST
- a CDS encoding flavin monoamine oxidase family protein — encoded protein: MNRKRFLQKLSAVTIGAGLILPKKSFGQTTTITTAETKPKSSGGKKAIVLGGGLSGLYSAYLLKQTGYEVTVIERGEKLGGRIATYENSELGILQDLGGEWIGEGQSDVKSLIKQLNLDLVSSNVTERFSLQKSNADLLKISSTSIETLDKVIELHKSLGNTQKQGLDKINFSSYARYQGLTEEEIRSMNDLYRVILGADLNQISSESVLDDLSAFQSALKPKFQVRGGAERIIKELTNALRNQEIILGDSVTKVSQQKNQVTVDLSSGRTVKGSLVICSLPAAAVLDIKWTPGLPKDLIYSALRMQTGKISKNLSLVKSKDSLSKFFLSTNTPAETLYVSEPAIGNNVTAVTSISTGDRASLFEKGSDRQKKNLMTASLEEVGDLELILESPFVFHSFQKTTGRPGFVSLFPPGSFGIKDVWAEPFERVFFAGEHLAFHTGSMDSAVASAIQAISRT
- a CDS encoding 7TM diverse intracellular signaling domain-containing protein, producing MSFHHIKYFLLSFFLFLPEILSSETVIPLMAEVSGKSIWQEVLVLEDKDQSLSESSITNGSNDSRFQKITSPNLGFSKSTFWVRIQIKNPTEELIRWNLVFDFPLLDEIQIYGNNLPKNLIRTLGDIHPFVNRNLDYRNPVFPLESVPSSSSVYYLRIQSESTIPLTLGIWTEREFYDQLNKEQMIFGLFYGILFVMVAYNFFIYIFTYEKSYLFYLFFISSIFFFHLINNGFAFQYLWPNAIFWGNYSLPFFISFSCITGIFFTDNYLNLKKHLPKISKLMWVWAGIVFLFSGVLFFLHYRIAMVTAIFLTVPTALIIAFSAVSTYFTNVRAARYYLISWSFFLLGVLLYSLKSLGFLPDNQITRWTIQIGTALQTILLSLGLADRINFLTRSLRDNIRELSHAKLKIEESEKRFREIFQGSDEVILMMNENFEVINANRALSKHMGFRLDDLRGKKITDLLYTGKDQKSDYNVIYVNDKLTDLKMTGSIINFKTEFEQKYVKEPKEMYCRLQYIDFDETREVLVTMSSQYEDTIIQLIESEKIELSMNNYLRNAELVSQKITSQLAKYLTTIEQTEVRSSIREIVINAVEHGNLNISFDEKSKALIDGNYLEFLQKRQEDPRYSQKRVKIEYSFTHEYVAYRVTDEGRGFDHKKHMEKSLEEMNEAHVQHGRGILMTKSVFDRIEYNDRGNQVSLIKYLNKD
- a CDS encoding 50S ribosomal protein L11 methyltransferase — encoded protein: MEYRELKVNLPKELSDSFYELLDTLQCAGYYEILFDGEAPKEKDQGLIRDNTNIRIYLQTDEINKELQVLIFLKIHAPDNSNAESRNIETRDYEEAYKEYYKPFPIGKKLWVIPTWEKNEPNTIKLWKPNEGIPLFINPGVAFGTGHHETTKLILEYLDELYGKGEFQFSSACDVGTGSGILSIGLAKFGVSKIFALDIDPNAVKAAWSNWTENEYPKGFQFSVEESGIDNPKLSNTKYDLAIANITYAVLSQNIRNLAKIEAPRIIFSGIITDKKDQFLSLLQSHLPGKLIYSKEWNEWWVLDWIRN